The following proteins come from a genomic window of Macaca fascicularis isolate 582-1 chromosome 8, T2T-MFA8v1.1:
- the CPSF1 gene encoding cleavage and polyadenylation specificity factor subunit 1 isoform X7: MFTTESRLGGARDELGGRIGSEAEGLGSETSPTVDDEEEMLYGDSGSLFSPSKEEARRSSQPPADRDPAPFRAEPTHWCLLVRENGTMEIYQLPDWRLVFLVKNFPVGQRVLVDSSFGQPTTQGEARREEATRQGELPLVKEVLLVALGSRQSRPYLLVHVDQELLIYEAFPHDSQLGQGNLKVRFKKVPHNINFREKKPKPSKKKAEGGGTEEGAGARGRVARFRYFEDIYGYSGVFICGPSPHWLLVTGRGALRLHPMAIDGPVDSFAPFHNVNCPRGFLYFNRQGELRISVLPAYLSYDAPWPVRKIPLRCTAHYVAYHVESKVYAVATSTNTPCARIPRMTGEEKEFETIERDERYIHPQQEAFSIQLISPVSWEAIPNARIELQEWEHVTCMKTVSLRSEETVSGLKGYVAAGTCLMQGEEVTCRGRILIMDVIEVVPEPGQPLTKNKFKVLYEKEQKGPVTALCHCNGHLVSAIGQKIFLWSLRASELTGMAFIDTQLYIHQMISVKNFILAADVMKSISLLRYQEESKTLSLVSRDAKPLEVYSVDFMVDNAQLGFLVSDRDRNLMVYMYLPEAKESFGGMRLLRRADFHVGAHVNTFWRTPCRGATEGLSKKSVVWENKHITWFGEDLPAAADAAERADHHASAPRRPQPPCLPDAARGPPHPPECCAQRAGWRAAQPLPVPEHHGAQRASEEDRHHARHNPGRLAGDGPRHRPLLAPWMPLPPAPPHYLPPPFLYKTQGKIFLFERTVCGHYTASWPSCGHSPPVQVPTGLGASTPSAPPPPSAQGVKGPAGPRRLPWSSGRAP; this comes from the exons ATGTTCACCACTGAGAGCCGCCTGGGCGGGGCCCGTGATGAGCTGGGAGGCCGCATCGGCTCGGAGGCCGAGGGCCTGGGCTCGGAGACTAG CCCCACCGTGGATGACGAGGAGGAGATGCTGTATGGGGATTCAGGCTCCCTCTTCAGCCCCAGCAAGGAGGAGGCCCGAAGAAGCAGCCAACCCCCTGCTGACCGGGACCCTGCACCCTTCCGGGCAGAGCCCACCCACTGGTGCCTGCTGGTGCGGGAGAATGGCACCATGGAG ATCTACCAGCTCCCCGACTGGCGGCTGGTGTTCCTGGTGAAGAACTTCCCTGTGGGGCAGCGGGTCCTCGTGGACAGCTCCTTTGGACAGCCCACTACACAGGGCGAGGCCCGCAGGGAGGAGGCCACACGCCAGGGGGAGCTGCCCCTCGTCAAGGAGGTGCTGCTGGTGGCACTGGGCAGCCGCCAGAGCAGGCCCTACCTGCTG GTGCATGTGGACCAGGAGCTGCTCATCTACGAGGCCTTTCCCCACGACTCTCAGCTCGGCCAGGGCAATCTCAAAGTCCGCTTTAAGAAG GTCCCTCACAATATCAACTTCCGTGAGAAGAAGCCAAAGCCATCCAAGAAGAAAGCAGAAGGTGGCGGCACGGAGGAGGGGGCCGGGGCCCGGGGCCGCGTGGCGCGTTTCCGCTACTTCGAGGATATTTATGGCTATTCAGGG GTGTTCATCTGCGGCCCCTCCCCTCACTGGCTGCTGGTGACTGGCCGAGGGGCTCTGCGGCTGCACCCCATGGCCATCGATGGCCCCGTCGACTCTTTCGCTCCATTCCACAATGTCAACTGTCCCCGCGGCTTCCTGTACTTCAACAGACAG GGCGAGCTGAGGATCAGTGTCCTGCCTGCCTATCTGTCCTATGACGCCCCATGGCCTGTCAGGAAGATCCCGCTGCGCTGCACGGCCCACTATGTGGCTTACCACGTGGAGTCCAAg GTGTATGCTGTAGCCACCAGCACCAACACGCCGTGTGCCCGCATCCCACGCATGACTGGCGAGGagaaggagtttgagaccatcgaGAGAG ATGAGCGGTACATCCACCCCCAGCAGGAGGCCTTCTCCATCCAGCTCATCTCCCCAGTCAGCTGGGAGGCTATTCCCAATGCCAG GATCGAGCTGCAGGAGTGGGAGCACGTGACCTGCATGAAGACGGTGTCGCTGCGCAGCGAGGAGACTGTGTCAGGCCTCAAAGGCTACGTGGCTGCCGGGACCTGCCTCATGCAGGGGGAGGAGGTCACGTGCCGAGGACGG ATCTTGATCATGGATGTGATTGAGGTGGTACCTGAGCCCGGCCAGCCCTTGACCAAGAACAAGTTCAAAGTCCTTTACGAGAAGGAGCAGAAGGGGCCTGTGACTGCCCTTTGCCACTGCAACGGCCACCTGGTGTCTGCCATCGGCCAGAAG ATTTTCCTGTGGAGCCTGCGGGCCAGTGAGCTGACAGGCATGGCCTTCATCGACACGCAGCTGTACATCCACCAGATGATCAGCGTCAAGAACTTCATCTTGGCAGCCGACGTCATGAAGAGCATTTCGCTGCTGCGCTACCAGGAGGAGAGCAAGACACTGAGCCTGGTGTCGCGG GATGCCAAGCCCCTGGAGGTGTACAGCGTGGACTTCATGGTGGACAACGCCCAGCTGGGTTTTCTGG TGTCTGACCGTGACCGCAACctcatggtgtacatgtacctgCCCGAAG CCAAGGAGAGTTTTGGGGGCATGCGCCTACTGCGCAGGGCGGACTTCCACGTGGGTGCCCACGTGAACACGTTCTGGAGGACCCCATGCCGGGGGGCCACCGAAGGGCTCAGCAAAAAGTCGGTCGTGTGGGAGAATAAGCACATCACGTGGTTTG GAGAAGACCTACCGGCGGCTGCTGATGCTGCAGAACGCGCTGACCACCATGCTTCCGCACCACGCCGGCCTCAACCCCCGTGCCTTCCG GATGCTGCACGTGGACCGCCGCACCCTCCAGAATGCTGTGCGCAACGTGCTGGATGGCGAGCTGCTCAACCGCTACCTGTACCTGAGCACCATGGAGCGCAGCGAGCTAGCGAAGAAGATCGGCACCACGCCCGACATA ATCCTGGACGACTTGCTGGAGACGGACCGCGTCACCGCCCACTTCTAGCCCCGTGGATGCCGTTGCCACCAGCACCACCGCACTACCTCCCACCCCCATTTTTGTATAAAacacaaggaaaaatatttttgtttgagaGGACTGTGTGTGGTCATTACACGGCCTCCTGGCCCAGCTGCGGTCACAGCCCCCCAGTGCAAGTGCCCACGGGGCTCGGGGCGTCCACACCTTCAGCCCCGCCACCTCCGTCGGCTCAAGGCGTAAAGGGCCCCGCAGGCCCCAGGCGGCTGCCGTGGTCGTCGGGCCGCGCACCCTAG
- the CPSF1 gene encoding cleavage and polyadenylation specificity factor subunit 1 isoform X5 translates to MYAVYKQAHPPTGLEFAMYCNFFNNSERNLVVAGTSQLYVYRLNRDAEALTKNDRSTEGKAHREKLELAASFSFFGNVMSMASVQLAGAKRDALLLSFKDAKLSVVEYDPGTHDLKTLSLHYFEEPELRDGFVQNVHTPRVRVDPDGRCAAMLVYGTRLVVLPFRRESLAEEHEGLVGEGQRSSFLPSYIIDVRALDEKLLNIIDLQFLHGYYEPTLLILFEPNQTWPGRVAVRQDTCSIVAISLNITQKVHPVIWSLTSLPFDCTQALAVPKPIGGVVVFAVNSLLYLNQSVPPYGVALNSLTTGTTAFPLRTQESVRITLDCAQATFISYDKMVISLKGGEIYVLTLITDGMRSVRAFHFDKAAASVLTTSMVTMEPGYLFLGSRLGNSLLLKYTEKLQEPPASAVREAADKEEPPSKKKRVDATASWSAGGKSVPQDEVDEIEVYGSEAQSGTQLATYSFEVCDSILNIGPCANAAMGEPAFLSEEFQNSPEPDLEIVVCSGHGKNGALSVLQKSIRPQVVTTFELPGCYDMWTVIAPVRKEEEDNPKGEGTEQEARSPEADDDGRRHGFLILSREDSTMILQTGQEIMELDTSGFATQGPTVFAGNIGDNRYIVQVSPLGIRLLEGVNQLHFIPVDLGAPIVQCAVADPYVVIMSAEGHVTMFLLKSDSYGGRHHRLALHKPPLHHSKVITLCLYRDLSGMFTTESRLGGARDELGGRIGSEAEGLGSETSPTVDDEEEMLYGDSGSLFSPSKEEARRSSQPPADRDPAPFRAEPTHWCLLVRENGTMEIYQLPDWRLVFLVKNFPVGQRVLVDSSFGQPTTQGEARREEATRQGELPLVKEVLLVALGSRQSRPYLLVHVDQELLIYEAFPHDSQLGQGNLKVRFKKVPHNINFREKKPKPSKKKAEGGGTEEGAGARGRVARFRYFEDIYGYSGVFICGPSPHWLLVTGRGALRLHPMAIDGPVDSFAPFHNVNCPRGFLYFNRQGELRISVLPAYLSYDAPWPVRKIPLRCTAHYVAYHVESKVYAVATSTNTPCARIPRMTGEEKEFETIERDERYIHPQQEAFSIQLISPVSWEAIPNARIELQEWEHVTCMKTVSLRSEETVSGLKGYVAAGTCLMQGEEVTCRGRILIMDVIEVVPEPGQPLTKNKFKVLYEKEQKGPVTALCHCNGHLVSAIGQKIFLWSLRASELTGMAFIDTQLYIHQMISVKNFILAADVMKSISLLRYQEESKTLSLVSRDAKPLEVYSVDFMVDNAQLGFLVSDRDRNLMVYMYLPEAKESFGGMRLLRRADFHVGAHVNTFWRTPCRGATEGLSKKSVVWENKHITWFATLDGGIGLLLPMQEKTYRRLLMLQNALTTMLPHHAGLNPRAFRMLHVDRRTLQNAVRNVLDGELLNRYLYLSTMERSELAKKIGTTPDIILDDLLETDRVTAHF, encoded by the exons gCTCTGACCAAGAATGACAGGAGCACAG AGGGGAAGGCCCACCGGGAGAAGCTCGAGCTCgctgcctccttctctttctttggcAACGTCATGTCCATGGCCAGCGTGCAGCTGGCAGGAGCCAAGCGGGATGCCCTGCTCCTAAGCTTCAAGGATGCCAAG CTGTCTGTGGTGGAATACGACCCGGGCACCCATGACCTGAAGACCCTGTCGCTGCACTACTTTGAGGAGCCTGAGCTTCGG GACGGGTTTGTGCAGAACGTACACACGCCGCGAGTGCGGGTGGACCCCGATGGGCGCTGCGCAGCCATGCTTGTCTACGGCACGCGACTGGTGGTCCTGCCCTTCCGCAGGGAGAGCCTGGCCGAGGAGCATGAGGGGCTCGTGGGTGAGGG GCAGAGGTCCAGCTTCCTGCCCAGCTACATCATCGATGTCCGGGCCCTAGACGAGAAGCTGCTCAACATCATCGACCTACAGTTCTTGCATGGCTATTATGAGCCCACCCTGCTCATCCTGTTCGAGCCCAACCAGACCTGGCCTGG GCGCGTGGCTGTGCGGCAGGATACGTGCTCCATCGTGGCCATCTCACTGAACATCACGCAGAAGGTGCACCCCGTCATCTGGTCCCTCACCAGCCTGCCCTTTGACTGCACCCAGGCTCTGGCTGTGCCCAAGCCCATAG GTGGGGTGGTGGTCTTTGCCGTCAACTCGCTGTTGTACCTGAACCAGAGCGTTCCCCCATACGGTGTGGCTCTCAACAGCCTCACCACAGGCACCACAGCTTTCCCGCTAC GCACCCAGGAGAGTGTGCGAATCACCCTGGACTGCGCGCAGGCCACCTTCATCTCCTACGACAAGATGGTCATCTCCCTCAAGGGCGGCGAGAT CTACGTGCTGACCCTCATCACCGACGGCATGCGCAGCGTCCGAGCATTCCACTTTGACAAGGCGGCCGCCAGCGTCCTCACCACCAGC ATGGTCACCATGGAGCCCGGGTACCTGTTCCTGGGTTCTCGCCTGGGCAACTCCCTCCTCCTCAAGTACACAGAGAAGCTGCAGGAGCCCCCGGCCAGTGCTGTCCGTGAGGCTGCTGACAAG GAAGAGCCTCCCTCAAAGAAGAAGCGAGTGGACGCGACGGCCAGCTGGTCAG CTGGGGGTAAATCGGTGCCGCAGGATGAGGTGGACGAGATTGAAGTGTACGGCAGCGAGGCCCAGTCAGGCACACAGCTGGCCACCTACTCCTTTGAG GTGTGTGACAGCATCCTCAACATCGGACCGTGCGCCAACGCTGCCATGGGCgagcctgccttcctctctgaAGAG TTTCAGAACAGTCCTGAGCCGGACCTGGAGATCGTGGTTTGCTCTGGCCACGGGAAGAACGGGGCTTTGTCAGTGCTGCAG AAGAGCATCCGGCCCCAGGTGGTGACAACCTTTGAGCTTCCCGGCTGCTACGACATGTGGACAGTCATTGCCCCAGTGCGTAAGGAAGAG GAGGACAATCCCAAGGGGGAGGGCACAGAGCAGGAAGCCAGGAGCCCGGAAGCAGACGATGACGGCCGTAGACATGGATTCCTGATTCTGAGCCGGGAAGACTCAACCATG ATTCTGCAGACGGGTCAGGAGATCATGGAGCTGGACACCAGTGGCTTTGCCACGCAGGGCCCCACGGTCTTTGCTGGGAACATCGGGGACAACCGCTACATTGTCCAAGTGTCACCGCTGGGCATCCGCCTGCTGGAAGGAG TGAATCAGCTGCACTTCATCCCTGTGGACCTGGGCGCCCCCATCGTGCAGTGCGCTGTGGCCGACCCCTATGTGGTCATCATGAGTGCCGAGGGCCACGTCACCATGTTCCTGCTGAAGAGTGACTCCTACGGTGGCCGCCACCACCGCCTGGCGCTGCACAAGCCTCCCTTGCACCAT TCCAAGGTCATCACGCTGTGCCTGTACCGAGACCTCAGCGGCATGTTCACCACTGAGAGCCGCCTGGGCGGGGCCCGTGATGAGCTGGGAGGCCGCATCGGCTCGGAGGCCGAGGGCCTGGGCTCGGAGACTAG CCCCACCGTGGATGACGAGGAGGAGATGCTGTATGGGGATTCAGGCTCCCTCTTCAGCCCCAGCAAGGAGGAGGCCCGAAGAAGCAGCCAACCCCCTGCTGACCGGGACCCTGCACCCTTCCGGGCAGAGCCCACCCACTGGTGCCTGCTGGTGCGGGAGAATGGCACCATGGAG ATCTACCAGCTCCCCGACTGGCGGCTGGTGTTCCTGGTGAAGAACTTCCCTGTGGGGCAGCGGGTCCTCGTGGACAGCTCCTTTGGACAGCCCACTACACAGGGCGAGGCCCGCAGGGAGGAGGCCACACGCCAGGGGGAGCTGCCCCTCGTCAAGGAGGTGCTGCTGGTGGCACTGGGCAGCCGCCAGAGCAGGCCCTACCTGCTG GTGCATGTGGACCAGGAGCTGCTCATCTACGAGGCCTTTCCCCACGACTCTCAGCTCGGCCAGGGCAATCTCAAAGTCCGCTTTAAGAAG GTCCCTCACAATATCAACTTCCGTGAGAAGAAGCCAAAGCCATCCAAGAAGAAAGCAGAAGGTGGCGGCACGGAGGAGGGGGCCGGGGCCCGGGGCCGCGTGGCGCGTTTCCGCTACTTCGAGGATATTTATGGCTATTCAGGG GTGTTCATCTGCGGCCCCTCCCCTCACTGGCTGCTGGTGACTGGCCGAGGGGCTCTGCGGCTGCACCCCATGGCCATCGATGGCCCCGTCGACTCTTTCGCTCCATTCCACAATGTCAACTGTCCCCGCGGCTTCCTGTACTTCAACAGACAG GGCGAGCTGAGGATCAGTGTCCTGCCTGCCTATCTGTCCTATGACGCCCCATGGCCTGTCAGGAAGATCCCGCTGCGCTGCACGGCCCACTATGTGGCTTACCACGTGGAGTCCAAg GTGTATGCTGTAGCCACCAGCACCAACACGCCGTGTGCCCGCATCCCACGCATGACTGGCGAGGagaaggagtttgagaccatcgaGAGAG ATGAGCGGTACATCCACCCCCAGCAGGAGGCCTTCTCCATCCAGCTCATCTCCCCAGTCAGCTGGGAGGCTATTCCCAATGCCAG GATCGAGCTGCAGGAGTGGGAGCACGTGACCTGCATGAAGACGGTGTCGCTGCGCAGCGAGGAGACTGTGTCAGGCCTCAAAGGCTACGTGGCTGCCGGGACCTGCCTCATGCAGGGGGAGGAGGTCACGTGCCGAGGACGG ATCTTGATCATGGATGTGATTGAGGTGGTACCTGAGCCCGGCCAGCCCTTGACCAAGAACAAGTTCAAAGTCCTTTACGAGAAGGAGCAGAAGGGGCCTGTGACTGCCCTTTGCCACTGCAACGGCCACCTGGTGTCTGCCATCGGCCAGAAG ATTTTCCTGTGGAGCCTGCGGGCCAGTGAGCTGACAGGCATGGCCTTCATCGACACGCAGCTGTACATCCACCAGATGATCAGCGTCAAGAACTTCATCTTGGCAGCCGACGTCATGAAGAGCATTTCGCTGCTGCGCTACCAGGAGGAGAGCAAGACACTGAGCCTGGTGTCGCGG GATGCCAAGCCCCTGGAGGTGTACAGCGTGGACTTCATGGTGGACAACGCCCAGCTGGGTTTTCTGG TGTCTGACCGTGACCGCAACctcatggtgtacatgtacctgCCCGAAG CCAAGGAGAGTTTTGGGGGCATGCGCCTACTGCGCAGGGCGGACTTCCACGTGGGTGCCCACGTGAACACGTTCTGGAGGACCCCATGCCGGGGGGCCACCGAAGGGCTCAGCAAAAAGTCGGTCGTGTGGGAGAATAAGCACATCACGTGGTTTG CCACCCTGGACGGTGGTATCGGGCTGCTGCTGCCCATGCAGGAGAAGACCTACCGGCGGCTGCTGATGCTGCAGAACGCGCTGACCACCATGCTTCCGCACCACGCCGGCCTCAACCCCCGTGCCTTCCG GATGCTGCACGTGGACCGCCGCACCCTCCAGAATGCTGTGCGCAACGTGCTGGATGGCGAGCTGCTCAACCGCTACCTGTACCTGAGCACCATGGAGCGCAGCGAGCTAGCGAAGAAGATCGGCACCACGCCCGACATA ATCCTGGACGACTTGCTGGAGACGGACCGCGTCACCGCCCACTTCTAG
- the CPSF1 gene encoding cleavage and polyadenylation specificity factor subunit 1 isoform X4 codes for MYAVYKQAHPPTGLEFAMYCNFFNNSERNLVVAGTSQLYVYRLNRDAEALTKNDRSTEGKAHREKLELAASFSFFGNVMSMASVQLAGAKRDALLLSFKDAKLSVVEYDPGTHDLKTLSLHYFEEPELRDGFVQNVHTPRVRVDPDGRCAAMLVYGTRLVVLPFRRESLAEEHEGLVGEGQRSSFLPSYIIDVRALDEKLLNIIDLQFLHGYYEPTLLILFEPNQTWPGRVAVRQDTCSIVAISLNITQKVHPVIWSLTSLPFDCTQALAVPKPIGGVVVFAVNSLLYLNQSVPPYGVALNSLTTGTTAFPLRTQESVRITLDCAQATFISYDKMVISLKGGEIYVLTLITDGMRSVRAFHFDKAAASVLTTSMVTMEPGYLFLGSRLGNSLLLKYTEKLQEPPASAVREAADKEEPPSKKKRVDATASWSAGGKSVPQDEVDEIEVYGSEAQSGTQLATYSFEVCDSILNIGPCANAAMGEPAFLSEEFQNSPEPDLEIVVCSGHGKNGALSVLQKSIRPQVVTTFELPGCYDMWTVIAPVRKEEEDNPKGEGTEQEARSPEADDDGRRHGFLILSREDSTMILQTGQEIMELDTSGFATQGPTVFAGNIGDNRYIVQVSPLGIRLLEGVNQLHFIPVDLGAPIVQCAVADPYVVIMSAEGHVTMFLLKSDSYGGRHHRLALHKPPLHHQSKVITLCLYRDLSGMFTTESRLGGARDELGGRIGSEAEGLGSETSPTVDDEEEMLYGDSGSLFSPSKEEARRSSQPPADRDPAPFRAEPTHWCLLVRENGTMEIYQLPDWRLVFLVKNFPVGQRVLVDSSFGQPTTQGEARREEATRQGELPLVKEVLLVALGSRQSRPYLLVHVDQELLIYEAFPHDSQLGQGNLKVRFKKVPHNINFREKKPKPSKKKAEGGGTEEGAGARGRVARFRYFEDIYGYSGVFICGPSPHWLLVTGRGALRLHPMAIDGPVDSFAPFHNVNCPRGFLYFNRQGELRISVLPAYLSYDAPWPVRKIPLRCTAHYVAYHVESKVYAVATSTNTPCARIPRMTGEEKEFETIERDERYIHPQQEAFSIQLISPVSWEAIPNARIELQEWEHVTCMKTVSLRSEETVSGLKGYVAAGTCLMQGEEVTCRGRILIMDVIEVVPEPGQPLTKNKFKVLYEKEQKGPVTALCHCNGHLVSAIGQKIFLWSLRASELTGMAFIDTQLYIHQMISVKNFILAADVMKSISLLRYQEESKTLSLVSRDAKPLEVYSVDFMVDNAQLGFLVSDRDRNLMVYMYLPEAKESFGGMRLLRRADFHVGAHVNTFWRTPCRGATEGLSKKSVVWENKHITWFATLDGGIGLLLPMQEKTYRRLLMLQNALTTMLPHHAGLNPRAFRMLHVDRRTLQNAVRNVLDGELLNRYLYLSTMERSELAKKIGTTPDIILDDLLETDRVTAHF; via the exons gCTCTGACCAAGAATGACAGGAGCACAG AGGGGAAGGCCCACCGGGAGAAGCTCGAGCTCgctgcctccttctctttctttggcAACGTCATGTCCATGGCCAGCGTGCAGCTGGCAGGAGCCAAGCGGGATGCCCTGCTCCTAAGCTTCAAGGATGCCAAG CTGTCTGTGGTGGAATACGACCCGGGCACCCATGACCTGAAGACCCTGTCGCTGCACTACTTTGAGGAGCCTGAGCTTCGG GACGGGTTTGTGCAGAACGTACACACGCCGCGAGTGCGGGTGGACCCCGATGGGCGCTGCGCAGCCATGCTTGTCTACGGCACGCGACTGGTGGTCCTGCCCTTCCGCAGGGAGAGCCTGGCCGAGGAGCATGAGGGGCTCGTGGGTGAGGG GCAGAGGTCCAGCTTCCTGCCCAGCTACATCATCGATGTCCGGGCCCTAGACGAGAAGCTGCTCAACATCATCGACCTACAGTTCTTGCATGGCTATTATGAGCCCACCCTGCTCATCCTGTTCGAGCCCAACCAGACCTGGCCTGG GCGCGTGGCTGTGCGGCAGGATACGTGCTCCATCGTGGCCATCTCACTGAACATCACGCAGAAGGTGCACCCCGTCATCTGGTCCCTCACCAGCCTGCCCTTTGACTGCACCCAGGCTCTGGCTGTGCCCAAGCCCATAG GTGGGGTGGTGGTCTTTGCCGTCAACTCGCTGTTGTACCTGAACCAGAGCGTTCCCCCATACGGTGTGGCTCTCAACAGCCTCACCACAGGCACCACAGCTTTCCCGCTAC GCACCCAGGAGAGTGTGCGAATCACCCTGGACTGCGCGCAGGCCACCTTCATCTCCTACGACAAGATGGTCATCTCCCTCAAGGGCGGCGAGAT CTACGTGCTGACCCTCATCACCGACGGCATGCGCAGCGTCCGAGCATTCCACTTTGACAAGGCGGCCGCCAGCGTCCTCACCACCAGC ATGGTCACCATGGAGCCCGGGTACCTGTTCCTGGGTTCTCGCCTGGGCAACTCCCTCCTCCTCAAGTACACAGAGAAGCTGCAGGAGCCCCCGGCCAGTGCTGTCCGTGAGGCTGCTGACAAG GAAGAGCCTCCCTCAAAGAAGAAGCGAGTGGACGCGACGGCCAGCTGGTCAG CTGGGGGTAAATCGGTGCCGCAGGATGAGGTGGACGAGATTGAAGTGTACGGCAGCGAGGCCCAGTCAGGCACACAGCTGGCCACCTACTCCTTTGAG GTGTGTGACAGCATCCTCAACATCGGACCGTGCGCCAACGCTGCCATGGGCgagcctgccttcctctctgaAGAG TTTCAGAACAGTCCTGAGCCGGACCTGGAGATCGTGGTTTGCTCTGGCCACGGGAAGAACGGGGCTTTGTCAGTGCTGCAG AAGAGCATCCGGCCCCAGGTGGTGACAACCTTTGAGCTTCCCGGCTGCTACGACATGTGGACAGTCATTGCCCCAGTGCGTAAGGAAGAG GAGGACAATCCCAAGGGGGAGGGCACAGAGCAGGAAGCCAGGAGCCCGGAAGCAGACGATGACGGCCGTAGACATGGATTCCTGATTCTGAGCCGGGAAGACTCAACCATG ATTCTGCAGACGGGTCAGGAGATCATGGAGCTGGACACCAGTGGCTTTGCCACGCAGGGCCCCACGGTCTTTGCTGGGAACATCGGGGACAACCGCTACATTGTCCAAGTGTCACCGCTGGGCATCCGCCTGCTGGAAGGAG TGAATCAGCTGCACTTCATCCCTGTGGACCTGGGCGCCCCCATCGTGCAGTGCGCTGTGGCCGACCCCTATGTGGTCATCATGAGTGCCGAGGGCCACGTCACCATGTTCCTGCTGAAGAGTGACTCCTACGGTGGCCGCCACCACCGCCTGGCGCTGCACAAGCCTCCCTTGCACCAT CAGTCCAAGGTCATCACGCTGTGCCTGTACCGAGACCTCAGCGGCATGTTCACCACTGAGAGCCGCCTGGGCGGGGCCCGTGATGAGCTGGGAGGCCGCATCGGCTCGGAGGCCGAGGGCCTGGGCTCGGAGACTAG CCCCACCGTGGATGACGAGGAGGAGATGCTGTATGGGGATTCAGGCTCCCTCTTCAGCCCCAGCAAGGAGGAGGCCCGAAGAAGCAGCCAACCCCCTGCTGACCGGGACCCTGCACCCTTCCGGGCAGAGCCCACCCACTGGTGCCTGCTGGTGCGGGAGAATGGCACCATGGAG ATCTACCAGCTCCCCGACTGGCGGCTGGTGTTCCTGGTGAAGAACTTCCCTGTGGGGCAGCGGGTCCTCGTGGACAGCTCCTTTGGACAGCCCACTACACAGGGCGAGGCCCGCAGGGAGGAGGCCACACGCCAGGGGGAGCTGCCCCTCGTCAAGGAGGTGCTGCTGGTGGCACTGGGCAGCCGCCAGAGCAGGCCCTACCTGCTG GTGCATGTGGACCAGGAGCTGCTCATCTACGAGGCCTTTCCCCACGACTCTCAGCTCGGCCAGGGCAATCTCAAAGTCCGCTTTAAGAAG GTCCCTCACAATATCAACTTCCGTGAGAAGAAGCCAAAGCCATCCAAGAAGAAAGCAGAAGGTGGCGGCACGGAGGAGGGGGCCGGGGCCCGGGGCCGCGTGGCGCGTTTCCGCTACTTCGAGGATATTTATGGCTATTCAGGG GTGTTCATCTGCGGCCCCTCCCCTCACTGGCTGCTGGTGACTGGCCGAGGGGCTCTGCGGCTGCACCCCATGGCCATCGATGGCCCCGTCGACTCTTTCGCTCCATTCCACAATGTCAACTGTCCCCGCGGCTTCCTGTACTTCAACAGACAG GGCGAGCTGAGGATCAGTGTCCTGCCTGCCTATCTGTCCTATGACGCCCCATGGCCTGTCAGGAAGATCCCGCTGCGCTGCACGGCCCACTATGTGGCTTACCACGTGGAGTCCAAg GTGTATGCTGTAGCCACCAGCACCAACACGCCGTGTGCCCGCATCCCACGCATGACTGGCGAGGagaaggagtttgagaccatcgaGAGAG ATGAGCGGTACATCCACCCCCAGCAGGAGGCCTTCTCCATCCAGCTCATCTCCCCAGTCAGCTGGGAGGCTATTCCCAATGCCAG GATCGAGCTGCAGGAGTGGGAGCACGTGACCTGCATGAAGACGGTGTCGCTGCGCAGCGAGGAGACTGTGTCAGGCCTCAAAGGCTACGTGGCTGCCGGGACCTGCCTCATGCAGGGGGAGGAGGTCACGTGCCGAGGACGG ATCTTGATCATGGATGTGATTGAGGTGGTACCTGAGCCCGGCCAGCCCTTGACCAAGAACAAGTTCAAAGTCCTTTACGAGAAGGAGCAGAAGGGGCCTGTGACTGCCCTTTGCCACTGCAACGGCCACCTGGTGTCTGCCATCGGCCAGAAG ATTTTCCTGTGGAGCCTGCGGGCCAGTGAGCTGACAGGCATGGCCTTCATCGACACGCAGCTGTACATCCACCAGATGATCAGCGTCAAGAACTTCATCTTGGCAGCCGACGTCATGAAGAGCATTTCGCTGCTGCGCTACCAGGAGGAGAGCAAGACACTGAGCCTGGTGTCGCGG GATGCCAAGCCCCTGGAGGTGTACAGCGTGGACTTCATGGTGGACAACGCCCAGCTGGGTTTTCTGG TGTCTGACCGTGACCGCAACctcatggtgtacatgtacctgCCCGAAG CCAAGGAGAGTTTTGGGGGCATGCGCCTACTGCGCAGGGCGGACTTCCACGTGGGTGCCCACGTGAACACGTTCTGGAGGACCCCATGCCGGGGGGCCACCGAAGGGCTCAGCAAAAAGTCGGTCGTGTGGGAGAATAAGCACATCACGTGGTTTG CCACCCTGGACGGTGGTATCGGGCTGCTGCTGCCCATGCAGGAGAAGACCTACCGGCGGCTGCTGATGCTGCAGAACGCGCTGACCACCATGCTTCCGCACCACGCCGGCCTCAACCCCCGTGCCTTCCG GATGCTGCACGTGGACCGCCGCACCCTCCAGAATGCTGTGCGCAACGTGCTGGATGGCGAGCTGCTCAACCGCTACCTGTACCTGAGCACCATGGAGCGCAGCGAGCTAGCGAAGAAGATCGGCACCACGCCCGACATA ATCCTGGACGACTTGCTGGAGACGGACCGCGTCACCGCCCACTTCTAG